CACGGCCGGCAGCGTCGACGTTAACTGCCGCGTCGGCTTCATCCCGCAACAACGCATGTTCCCGGCCGACCTGCCCCTGCGCGCCCGCGACTTAGTCTCGCTCTCCCTGGCACACGGCGCTTTCCGACGCCGCCGCCCGCCCCGCCACCGCGTCGACGAGCTCCTCGCCGAGGTCGGTGCCACCGGCCTACGCGACCGCCGCGTCGGCCAGCTTTCCGGCGGCCAGCAGCAGCTCATCCGCCAGGCCCAGGCGCTGGCCAATGACCCCGAGCTCATCCTCGCCGACGAGCCGCTGCTCTCGCTCGACCCGGCGCGCCAGCAGGCCACCGTGGACAAGCTGGATGCGCTGCGCCGCGAGCGCGGCACCTCCATCATGTTTGTCACCCACGGCATCAACCCGGTGCTCGGGGTGACCGATAAGGTGCTCTACCTCGCCCCTGGCGGCCATACCTTCGGCACGGTAGATGAGGTCATGCGCTCCGATGTCCTTTCCGAGCTCTACGGTTCCAAGGTCAACGTCTTAAACGTCGATGGGAGGCTCATCGTTGTCTAGCTTTATGGAAGACACCCAGTACCTGCTCAGCGTGGATTTTGTACAGTCTTCGCTCATCGCCTCCGCGCTGCTGGGCATCCTGTCCGGCGTGATGACCTCGCTCATCGTGCTGCGCCAGATGTCCTTTTCCGTCCACGCCACCTCCGAGCTTGCGCTCATGGGTGCCTCGGCCGCGCTGCTCTTCGGCCTCAACCTCGGCTTTGGCGCCGTGGCCGGCGCCATTGTGGCCGCCATCATCCTCGCCGTACTGGGCTTTAAGGGCCAGCAAGACAGCGCCATCGGCGTGGTCATGAGCTTTGGCCTGGGCCTCTCGGTGCTGTTTCTGCACCTCTACCCCGGCAACGCGAATACCGCGATGACGCTACTGACCGGCCAGATCGTCGGCGTCTCTTCCGCCTCGGTATGGCTTTTGGCTGCGACCACCGTGGTCATCCTCGCCGCCGTCGCCATCCTATGGCGGCCCATGCTCTTCGCCTCGGCCGACCCGGTCATGGCTCAGGCGGCCGGCGTACCCACCCGCTTCATTTCCGTCGCCTTCGCCGTACTCGTAGGCTTGGCGGCCGCGCAGTCGGTGCAAATCGTCGGCTCGCTGCTCGTCATGGCGCTGCTCATTACCCCGGGTGCGGCGGCCGTGCAGATTACCTCCTCGCCCCTGCGCGCGGTCATGTGGGCCACCATCTTTGCCGAGGTCTCGGCCGTCGGCGGCTTTGTCTTGTCGCTCGCGCCCGGCCTGCCGGTCTCGGTTTTCGTCACCACGATTTCTTTTGTCATTTACTTGGTGTGCCGCCTCATTGGCTGGCAGCGCAATAAAAAGGCGGTGCGCGACGAGGTCGCCGCTAGGCGCTTCCACGCCGACTGCCACAGCACCGCCGAGGAGCACCACGCCGACTAGACTAGACGGCTATGCACGTACACCGCCGCACCGCGGATGTGGATGGCCGCACCCGCCGTTTCCTCGTCATCGCACCGGATAACCCCGGCCCGCGCCCGGACCTCCTGCTCTTCTTCCACGGCTCGCTGCAATCCGGCAGCGTGATGCGCCGCTTTACTAATGGCACCTTCGACGAGCTTGCCGATGCCACCAATACCGTCCTCGTCTACCCCGACGGCGTCGACCGCCATTTCAACGATTGCCGCAGCATCCTGCCCGTCACCGCCCGCGCGGAGAACGTGGACGACGTCGCCTTTACCGCCTTCCTCGTCGAGGAGATGCGGCGCGAGTTCGGCACCGACCGCACCTTTGCCTGCGGCTACTCCAACGGCGGGCAGATGGTGCTCCGCCTGCTTTTCGACGCCCCCTTCAACCTCACCCGCGCCTGCATCTTCGCCTCCACCCTGGGCGAGGGAGACAACCACGCGCCCAGCAACCCGGACGGTTACCGGCCCACGCCGCTGCTGTTCTTCCACGGCACCGCCGACCCGTATGCGCCCTATGAGGGCGGCGTCGCCGGACTGGATGCCGAGCGCACCCGCGGCCGCGTGCTGTCCGCGCCGGCCACCGCCGAGCACTTCGCGCTGGCCAATGGCTGCCAGCCACCCCGCGACTACCACCCCACCGCGGATGTCACCGCCACCGCATACGACGGCGATTTCCCCGTCGAGCTGTGGACCATGGAGGGCCTCGGCCACGTGATTCCCTCTAGCACGAAAACCGACCCACGCATAGGCCCAAATACGGATTCCTTCCGCGCTGTGGATAAGGTCCGCGAGTTCTTCGGCCTCGACGACCCCCAGGCCTAGTTATCCACACCCGCACCCAGCGCACCGCGCGCCGCCGTGCACCCGCACTTAACGTGTGGAGCCGTGAACGCGCTACAGAAATTCTTGGCAGGCCTGGCCGCCGGCATGGACATTATCGCCGACTGCCACGGCCTTACTAAGCGCGCGCTTATCGACGCCGGCTGCCCCGACACCACCGCCGCCCGCCTCCTTGCCCTCGCCGATACCTACTTCGGACCCACCGCCTTTAGCCGCCTCCAGCGCGAATCCATCGCCGCGGCCCGCACCAACGCGCACAGCCTCACCGCGCTGCTGGCCATCGAGCGCCACGCCACCAAGCTGAAGAGTAAGCGCCAGGCCTGGGCGCTGCGACGGGAGCTATGTGGGATGAAGGGGGATGCGTCGGACGTCGACAAGCAGGGGCGCCAGCGCGTGCGTGAGATTAAAGGCCCACCGCAACGCAAGCCCGGTGTCAAGCTCTACCGCCGCGCCGATGGGCCGTGGACCATGACGATTACCGGCAAGTCTGCGGACATCGCGGATATGCACGCCGCGCTCGATAAGGACGCCCCGCTCGATTCGGTGCGCAAGATTTTTCAAGGCGACGCCGCCGCTTCCCGCACGGCCGTGACCACCAATGTGGTGCTGCGCCTGGACGAACTCGACCGCGTCGTCGACACCGCCGGCGATGACATCACCCTGCAGCTGACCAATGGTGCCCGAATGACCGGCGCGGACCTAGTGCGCCGCGCCTTTACCGCGCACGGATATGTGACTCTGATCCACCCCGTGAAGGGCCCGGTGAACCTGTACCGCACCGAGCGGCTCGCCTCGCCGAAGCAGCGCACCATGGCCGCCGCCGAAAACCCCACCTGTCCGTGGCCGCAGTGCAATTACCCCGCCGATGAATGCCAAGTCCACCACCTCACCGCGTGGCGCCACGGCGGCGAGACCAACCCCGAAAATCTCACCATCGCCTGCCCGTATCACAACGGCGTCAACGACGATGATCCCAACGCCCCGCCGCTGCGCGGCCGCCTGGCCAGGGTGGATGGAACCATTAAGTGGCTGCCCCCCTGGGCGGAAAGCGACTAGAAACCTCGCCGGAGGTTACTGGGCCGCGCGGCGCTGGCGTGCGAATTCGGAGAGCACGGAACCGGCCGCGACGGAAGCATTGAGGGACTCGACCCAGTCCGTCATCGGGATGGACATGATGACGTCGCAGTTCTCGCGCACGAGGCGGGAGATGCCCTTGCCTTCGGAACCGATGACGATGACCACGGGATCCGTCGCGCCGTTATAGGTGTCCAGCGTGTGCTCGCCGCCGGCGTCGAGGCCGACGACCTGGTAACCGCTCTTTTGGAATTGCTGCACGGTGCGGGTGATATTCGTCGCGCGGGCAACCGGCAGGCGCGCCGCCGTGCCGGCCGAGGTACGCCACGCCACGGCGGTTACGGACGCGGAGCGGCGCTCAGGGATGATGACGCCGTCGCCGCCGAAGGCCGCCACGGAACGGATGACCGCGCCGAGGTTGCGCGGATCGGTGATGTTATCCAAGATGACGAACATGCCTGGGCGTGCGTTCTCGGCCGCACGGGCGATGAGCTCGTCGACGTCGGCGTATTTATACGGCGGGATCTGCAACCCGATGCCCTGGTGCATGCCGTTACCGGTCATGCGGTCCATCTCGTGGCGTTGCACCTCGATGATGGGGATATTGCGGGTATTGCACATGGCCACGGCCTCGGACAGGCGCTTGTCATTACGGGTGCCGGCCACGATGTAGAGCGTGGTGGCCGGCACCTTGGCGTGCAGGCACTCGATGACCGGGTTGCGGCCCACGACCATCTCGGCGGTCTCTTTCTGGTGGCGGCCGGCATTGCGGCGGTCACGCTCCAGCTTGGCCTTGTGCTTGGCGTGGTAGATGCGGTCCTCTGCCTTGGGCGTCGGGCCCTTACCGGCCAAGCCCTTGCGGCGCTGACCGCCGGAGCCCTTGGTAGCGCCCTTCTTATTGGTCTTGCGGATTCCCGCGCCACCGCGGCCGTGGGTACGTGCCATAATTTATGTCCTTTCGGAGTGCTTAACGCTGCGCCAGCGACCAGGTCGGGCCGTCTGGGGTATCGGTGATGGTGATGCCGGCGGCCGCGAGGCGGTCTCGGACGGCGTCGGCAGTAGCGAAGTCCTTGTCCGCGCGCGCCTGGGTGCGCCGCTCCAGCTCAGCGTGTACCAGCGCATCCAGCGCGGCATCCGCCCCGCTAGCTTGCGCTCCATCTTCCCACTCCAGCGGGTCAAAGCCAAGTACGTGCGCCATCGCGCGGACCTGGCCAGCCAGCGTGCGTGCCTGGGCCTCGTCACCGGCCGCGAGTGCCTTATTGCCAGCGCGGACGGTGGTGTGGATTTCCGCCAAAGCCTTGGGCACCGCGATGTCATCATTCATCGCGTCTGCAAAGCCCTGCGTCCACTCGCCGAGCTCCAGATCGTCGAAGTGGCCGAGGAAATCCTCGATGCGGCGGTAGCCAGCGGCGGCCTCGGTCAGCGCAGCCTCGGAATACTCCAGCACGGAACGGTAGTGTGCCGAGCCCAGGTAGTAGCGCAGCTCCACCGGGCGCACCAGCTCCAGCATATTCGGAATGGACAACACGTTGCCCAGGGACTTCGACATCTTCTCGCCCGACATCGTCACCCAGTGGTTGTGCATCCAGTAGTTAGCGAATTTATCGCCGGCCGCATGCGACTGCGCAATCTCATTTTCGTGGTGCGGGAACTGCAGGTCTAGGCCGCCGCAGTGGATATCGAAATTGGAGCCCAGGTAATAGGTGGACATGGCCGAGCACTCTAGGTGCCAGCCAGGGCGGCCGTCGCCCCACGGGGTGGGCCAGCTGGGCTCACCCGGCTTCGCGGCCTTCCACAGCGCAAAGTCCTGAGGCCCGCGCTTTGCGGAATCCTCGCCCTCACCCTGTTCCATCTCCTCTACCTTGTTGCCAGATAGCGAACCATAATCCGATCCCTCGGCCTTGGTCCACGCGGCAACGTCAAAGTAGACGGAGCCATCGGCGGGGTAGGCAAAGCCGGCGTCGATAAGCCGCTGCATATAGTCGACCATCTGGGTGACAAAGCCGGTCGCGCGCGGCTCGACAGAAGGCGGGATAACGCCCAGGGTGTTATAGGCCTTGGTGAACTCGCGCTCATAGGTGGACACCCATTCCCACCAGGGGCGATTATTCTCGGCCGCCTTGGTGAGGATCTTGTCATCGATATCGGTGACGTTGCGCACCAGGGCTACGTCATAGCCTTGGGCGAGCAGCCAGCGGCGCAGGATGTCGAAGGCGACGCCGGAGCGCAGGTGCCCGATGTGCGGCTGGGCCTGCGGGGTGGCGCCGCACAAATAGATGGAGGCGTGGCCGGGGCGAATCGGCTCGAAATCGCGTTGGCTGCGGGTGGCTGTGTCATAAATGCGCAAAGTACTCACGCCACCCAGTCTAATTGACGCGTGCGCGGGGTTAGTGTGGTGGGCTAGGCGCGCCAGACGACGGCCGTGGCAACCGCCGCGCGGCCCTCCTTACGGCCGGTAAAGCCCATATGGTCCGTCGTGGTGGCGGAGACGGACACGGGGGCACCAAGGATTTCGCTCAGTACCGCTTCGGCCTCTTCGCGGCGCGGGCCCATCTTGGGGGTCTGGCCGATGAGCTGCGCTGCGGCGTTGCCGATGATAAAGCCTTC
This genomic stretch from Corynebacterium tuberculostearicum harbors:
- the cysS gene encoding cysteine--tRNA ligase, which encodes MSTLRIYDTATRSQRDFEPIRPGHASIYLCGATPQAQPHIGHLRSGVAFDILRRWLLAQGYDVALVRNVTDIDDKILTKAAENNRPWWEWVSTYEREFTKAYNTLGVIPPSVEPRATGFVTQMVDYMQRLIDAGFAYPADGSVYFDVAAWTKAEGSDYGSLSGNKVEEMEQGEGEDSAKRGPQDFALWKAAKPGEPSWPTPWGDGRPGWHLECSAMSTYYLGSNFDIHCGGLDLQFPHHENEIAQSHAAGDKFANYWMHNHWVTMSGEKMSKSLGNVLSIPNMLELVRPVELRYYLGSAHYRSVLEYSEAALTEAAAGYRRIEDFLGHFDDLELGEWTQGFADAMNDDIAVPKALAEIHTTVRAGNKALAAGDEAQARTLAGQVRAMAHVLGFDPLEWEDGAQASGADAALDALVHAELERRTQARADKDFATADAVRDRLAAAGITITDTPDGPTWSLAQR
- the rlmB gene encoding 23S rRNA (guanosine(2251)-2'-O)-methyltransferase RlmB, with translation MARTHGRGGAGIRKTNKKGATKGSGGQRRKGLAGKGPTPKAEDRIYHAKHKAKLERDRRNAGRHQKETAEMVVGRNPVIECLHAKVPATTLYIVAGTRNDKRLSEAVAMCNTRNIPIIEVQRHEMDRMTGNGMHQGIGLQIPPYKYADVDELIARAAENARPGMFVILDNITDPRNLGAVIRSVAAFGGDGVIIPERRSASVTAVAWRTSAGTAARLPVARATNITRTVQQFQKSGYQVVGLDAGGEHTLDTYNGATDPVVIVIGSEGKGISRLVRENCDVIMSIPMTDWVESLNASVAAGSVLSEFARQRRAAQ
- a CDS encoding metal ABC transporter permease produces the protein MGGSSLSSFMEDTQYLLSVDFVQSSLIASALLGILSGVMTSLIVLRQMSFSVHATSELALMGASAALLFGLNLGFGAVAGAIVAAIILAVLGFKGQQDSAIGVVMSFGLGLSVLFLHLYPGNANTAMTLLTGQIVGVSSASVWLLAATTVVILAAVAILWRPMLFASADPVMAQAAGVPTRFISVAFAVLVGLAAAQSVQIVGSLLVMALLITPGAAAVQITSSPLRAVMWATIFAEVSAVGGFVLSLAPGLPVSVFVTTISFVIYLVCRLIGWQRNKKAVRDEVAARRFHADCHSTAEEHHAD
- a CDS encoding alpha/beta hydrolase family esterase, with protein sequence MHVHRRTADVDGRTRRFLVIAPDNPGPRPDLLLFFHGSLQSGSVMRRFTNGTFDELADATNTVLVYPDGVDRHFNDCRSILPVTARAENVDDVAFTAFLVEEMRREFGTDRTFACGYSNGGQMVLRLLFDAPFNLTRACIFASTLGEGDNHAPSNPDGYRPTPLLFFHGTADPYAPYEGGVAGLDAERTRGRVLSAPATAEHFALANGCQPPRDYHPTADVTATAYDGDFPVELWTMEGLGHVIPSSTKTDPRIGPNTDSFRAVDKVREFFGLDDPQA
- a CDS encoding HNH endonuclease signature motif containing protein, producing MNALQKFLAGLAAGMDIIADCHGLTKRALIDAGCPDTTAARLLALADTYFGPTAFSRLQRESIAAARTNAHSLTALLAIERHATKLKSKRQAWALRRELCGMKGDASDVDKQGRQRVREIKGPPQRKPGVKLYRRADGPWTMTITGKSADIADMHAALDKDAPLDSVRKIFQGDAAASRTAVTTNVVLRLDELDRVVDTAGDDITLQLTNGARMTGADLVRRAFTAHGYVTLIHPVKGPVNLYRTERLASPKQRTMAAAENPTCPWPQCNYPADECQVHHLTAWRHGGETNPENLTIACPYHNGVNDDDPNAPPLRGRLARVDGTIKWLPPWAESD
- a CDS encoding metal ABC transporter ATP-binding protein; its protein translation is MLIHFHDAAVAPLWSSLNLAVDRGEFIAVLGPNGVGKSTLLGTILGTRKLTAGSVDVNCRVGFIPQQRMFPADLPLRARDLVSLSLAHGAFRRRRPPRHRVDELLAEVGATGLRDRRVGQLSGGQQQLIRQAQALANDPELILADEPLLSLDPARQQATVDKLDALRRERGTSIMFVTHGINPVLGVTDKVLYLAPGGHTFGTVDEVMRSDVLSELYGSKVNVLNVDGRLIVV